From Cellulophaga lytica DSM 7489, a single genomic window includes:
- a CDS encoding SRPBCC family protein, producing the protein MIAVYILASLVVLVVILAVVAPKSFNVYRSIDITKSKDEVFNYVLLVKNQEIWSPWAKKDPNMARKYTGTDGTVGFTSYWNGNKEVGEGEQEITNIINGERIDGELRFFKPFKSTSDCYFKFYDLENNTTRVTWGFSGKNTFPMSIMMLFMNMDKAVGKDFEEGLLALKLALEN; encoded by the coding sequence ATGATAGCTGTTTATATACTAGCAAGCTTAGTAGTACTTGTTGTAATTTTAGCTGTAGTAGCTCCCAAGAGTTTTAATGTGTATAGGTCTATAGATATCACCAAATCTAAAGACGAAGTTTTTAACTATGTTTTGCTTGTTAAAAATCAAGAAATTTGGTCTCCTTGGGCTAAAAAAGATCCTAATATGGCTCGTAAATATACCGGTACAGACGGTACAGTAGGCTTTACTAGCTATTGGAACGGAAATAAAGAAGTAGGTGAAGGCGAGCAAGAAATTACCAATATCATTAACGGAGAACGTATAGATGGTGAGTTAAGGTTTTTTAAACCTTTTAAATCCACATCAGACTGTTACTTTAAATTTTATGACTTAGAAAATAACACTACAAGAGTAACTTGGGGTTTTTCTGGTAAAAACACATTTCCTATGAGTATTATGATGCTTTTTATGAATATGGATAAAGCTGTTGGCAAAGATTTTGAAGAAGGTTTGCTGGCATTAAAATTAGCATTAGAAAACTAA
- a CDS encoding TrmH family RNA methyltransferase has product MTDTKLLTYLENIISEERKTRFLDILKDRTNYITVAIEDVFQMHNTSAVIRSCDAFGVQTAHLIESKYSEPLDKNIAMGAQQWVTTPRYNTTTECIDTLRKDGYKIIATSPHTDSYLLDDFKIDDKIALFFGTEKSGLSQEVLDKADGYVKIPMVGFSESLNISVSAAILLQHLTTELKKTTKNWQLTAEEILAIRLDWTKKSIKSIDDILERYYKENT; this is encoded by the coding sequence ATGACAGACACTAAACTATTAACTTATTTAGAAAACATAATAAGTGAAGAACGTAAAACGCGTTTTTTAGATATTTTAAAAGACAGAACTAATTATATTACCGTTGCTATAGAAGATGTTTTTCAAATGCATAATACTAGTGCAGTTATTAGAAGCTGTGATGCTTTTGGTGTACAAACTGCTCATTTAATAGAAAGTAAATACAGTGAGCCTTTAGATAAAAATATAGCAATGGGAGCCCAACAATGGGTAACTACGCCAAGGTATAATACAACAACAGAGTGTATAGATACGCTGCGTAAAGATGGTTATAAAATTATAGCAACCTCTCCGCATACAGATTCTTATTTACTAGATGATTTTAAGATAGATGATAAAATAGCGTTGTTTTTTGGTACAGAAAAAAGTGGTTTAAGTCAAGAAGTACTAGACAAAGCAGATGGTTATGTAAAAATACCAATGGTTGGTTTTAGCGAGAGTTTAAACATATCTGTTTCTGCAGCAATATTATTACAACACTTAACCACAGAATTAAAAAAAACAACTAAAAATTGGCAACTTACAGCCGAGGAAATATTAGCTATTAGACTAGATTGGACTAAAAAATCTATAAAAAGTATAGATGATATTTTAGAGCGTTATTATAAGGAAAACACATAG